In a genomic window of Pseudomonas mohnii:
- a CDS encoding DUF481 domain-containing protein, which translates to MFSRTVLCLAIVSASTPLLADTVWLKNGDKLSGKIILFDGGKLLIQTEYAGAVPIDWKQVKTLESDQELLVKQDAYTGEKAKSLHAAEDGKVILANGEAPKTVELASVQQILKPKPVVEDLVWKGNIDAALDYQRADKDTDDYDIDFKTTARHGRWRHIAEGEYNREFQDDVVTTDNWRAEYSLDRFITDKWFWEGRLVYKRDKVEDLSRQRTVGTGPGYQFWDDELGAFSLGSLVNRTDYEFRDGSKENFYSLAMKWDYNRYLIGKKVEFFTNGEVAKPLSGVADYALDAEMGLRYKVTDWASLNLKAERDIVSGSDEADLSKTRYTAGFGVTW; encoded by the coding sequence ATGTTCTCCAGAACCGTGTTGTGTCTCGCCATCGTCAGTGCTTCTACCCCCTTGCTCGCGGATACCGTGTGGTTGAAGAACGGTGACAAGTTGAGTGGCAAGATCATTCTGTTCGATGGTGGCAAGCTGTTGATCCAGACCGAATACGCCGGCGCGGTCCCCATTGACTGGAAGCAGGTCAAAACCCTGGAAAGTGATCAGGAACTGTTGGTCAAGCAGGACGCCTACACCGGCGAGAAGGCCAAGTCGTTGCATGCTGCGGAGGATGGCAAGGTCATTTTGGCCAATGGCGAAGCTCCCAAGACAGTCGAGCTGGCCAGTGTCCAACAAATCCTCAAACCCAAGCCGGTGGTCGAAGACTTGGTATGGAAGGGCAATATCGACGCGGCTCTGGATTACCAGCGTGCGGACAAAGATACCGATGATTACGACATCGACTTCAAGACCACTGCCCGCCATGGCCGTTGGCGGCACATCGCGGAAGGCGAATACAACCGCGAGTTCCAGGATGACGTTGTCACTACGGACAACTGGAGAGCTGAATACTCCCTCGACCGCTTCATCACCGATAAATGGTTCTGGGAAGGTCGTCTGGTTTACAAGCGCGACAAGGTAGAAGACCTGTCTCGCCAGCGTACCGTGGGTACCGGTCCTGGCTATCAGTTCTGGGATGACGAATTGGGTGCATTTTCCCTGGGGTCGCTGGTCAATCGCACCGATTATGAGTTCCGCGACGGCAGCAAGGAGAATTTCTATTCCTTGGCCATGAAGTGGGATTACAACCGTTACCTGATTGGCAAGAAGGTGGAGTTCTTCACCAATGGTGAGGTGGCCAAGCCGTTGTCGGGCGTGGCCGACTACGCGCTCGATGCCGAGATGGGGCTGCGCTATAAAGTGACCGATTGGGCGTCGCTGAACCTGAAGGCCGAGAGGGATATTGTCAGTGGTTCCGATGAGGCTGACTTGAGTAAGACCCGTTACACCGCAGGGTTTGGCGTGACTTGGTAA